In bacterium BMS3Abin02, one DNA window encodes the following:
- the trmL gene encoding tRNA (cytidine(34)-2'-O)-methyltransferase: MIDVILFHPEIPPNTGNLMRLSANTGVRLHLVEPLGFTLDERRLRRAGLDYREWARVDVHESLEVCLAVVEPHRLLAYSGGGRLRYTDVVYRDDDALVFGPESVGLPDEVLDQADEVLRIPMLPNRRSLNLANAVSIVVYEAWRQGGFAGSV; encoded by the coding sequence ATGATCGATGTAATCCTCTTCCATCCCGAGATTCCGCCGAACACCGGCAATCTGATGCGTCTGAGTGCCAATACCGGGGTTCGTCTGCACCTCGTCGAGCCACTCGGGTTCACGCTCGACGAGCGGCGTCTGCGCAGGGCGGGCCTCGACTATCGGGAATGGGCTCGCGTCGACGTCCACGAGAGCCTGGAAGTGTGTCTTGCCGTCGTCGAGCCGCACCGGCTGCTCGCCTATTCGGGTGGAGGGAGGCTCCGGTACACCGATGTGGTCTACCGGGACGACGACGCGCTGGTGTTCGGACCCGAGTCGGTTGGACTACCCGACGAGGTGCTCGATCAGGCGGACGAGGTGCTGCGGATCCCGATGCTGCCCAATCGCAGAAGCCTCAACCTGGCAAACGCCGTGTCGATCGTCGTGTACGAAGCATGGCGTCAGGGTGGCTTCGCGGGATCGGTGTAG